A region from the Brevibacterium paucivorans genome encodes:
- a CDS encoding proline--tRNA ligase, with amino-acid sequence MPLRMSTLFVRTLKEEPADADVKSHKLLHRASYIRRSAPGIYTWLPLGLRVLDKIEAIVRDEMNKAGSQEVHFPALLPAEPYEKSGRWEAFGEGIFRLQDRKKADYLLAPTHEEAFTLLVKDLYSSYKDLPANLYQIQTKYRDEARPRAGLLRGREFIMKDAYSFDIDDAGLDVAYEKMRKAYINVYNRLQLPFVMVEATPGAMGGSGTHEFLYPSEVGEDTYVRTDGGYAANVEAVTTVVPEDIDYSDAPAAHVEDSPGTTTIATLVEFANTHHPREDRPWTAADTLKNVVCTVVHPDGKREVVVIGLPGDREVDLGRAAGTGMLGSGEVDLVAATDEDLENHPGLVKGFIGPGNSLDQAVLGLEGSTKIRYLLDPRVVSGTRWITGANEPDKHVFDLVAGRDFVGDEFIEAAEVVAGDPAPDGSGELQLARGVEVGQIFKLGTRYAEALGLSVLDENGKARVVTMGSYGIGVSRVMACIAEEHADDKGLVWPANLAPADVHIVATGKDAQVFDVAEELTAQVEKAGYTVLLDDRPKVSPGMKFGDAELLGMPTVVVVGRGLKDGVVELRDRATGEATNLPVETAGQKIIDAIAQKLDAINSIELLGQ; translated from the coding sequence ATGCCCTTGCGGATGTCCACGCTTTTTGTGCGCACCCTCAAAGAAGAGCCTGCAGATGCAGACGTCAAGAGCCACAAGCTGTTGCACCGTGCGTCCTACATTCGCCGTTCAGCTCCGGGAATCTACACGTGGTTGCCTCTGGGGCTGCGGGTGCTGGACAAGATCGAAGCTATTGTTCGCGATGAAATGAACAAGGCAGGGTCGCAGGAAGTTCACTTCCCTGCGCTGTTGCCTGCTGAGCCGTATGAAAAGTCCGGTCGCTGGGAAGCTTTTGGTGAAGGTATTTTCCGCCTCCAAGACCGCAAAAAGGCTGATTACCTTCTGGCTCCCACGCACGAAGAAGCCTTCACGCTTCTGGTCAAGGACCTGTACTCGTCGTACAAGGATCTGCCGGCTAACCTGTACCAGATCCAGACAAAGTACCGTGATGAAGCCCGGCCACGCGCGGGGCTGTTGCGCGGGCGTGAGTTCATCATGAAGGACGCGTATTCGTTCGACATTGACGACGCGGGCTTGGACGTTGCGTACGAAAAAATGCGTAAGGCTTACATCAACGTGTACAACCGGCTTCAGTTGCCGTTCGTCATGGTTGAAGCGACCCCTGGCGCTATGGGTGGTTCCGGTACCCACGAGTTCCTGTACCCGTCCGAGGTGGGTGAAGACACCTACGTGCGTACCGACGGCGGATATGCGGCAAACGTCGAAGCTGTCACCACGGTCGTGCCGGAAGATATCGACTACAGCGACGCCCCAGCTGCTCACGTCGAGGACAGCCCCGGGACCACCACGATCGCTACTCTGGTGGAATTCGCTAACACGCACCACCCACGTGAGGACCGTCCGTGGACCGCTGCCGACACGCTGAAGAACGTCGTGTGTACAGTCGTTCACCCAGATGGGAAGCGCGAAGTCGTTGTCATCGGTTTGCCTGGTGACCGCGAAGTTGACCTGGGTCGCGCCGCCGGAACTGGCATGTTGGGGTCCGGCGAAGTCGATCTGGTGGCTGCAACCGATGAGGACCTGGAGAACCACCCTGGACTGGTGAAGGGCTTCATCGGGCCAGGTAACAGCCTGGATCAGGCCGTCCTGGGTCTCGAAGGCTCCACGAAGATCCGCTACTTGCTGGACCCGCGCGTGGTTAGCGGCACCCGCTGGATCACGGGTGCGAACGAACCGGACAAGCACGTGTTTGACTTGGTTGCCGGCCGTGACTTTGTGGGTGATGAGTTTATTGAGGCCGCCGAGGTCGTCGCCGGTGACCCTGCCCCCGACGGTTCTGGTGAGCTTCAGCTGGCACGCGGTGTTGAAGTAGGTCAGATCTTCAAGCTTGGTACGCGGTACGCCGAGGCCCTGGGACTTTCTGTTTTAGATGAAAACGGAAAAGCCCGCGTGGTCACGATGGGTTCATATGGAATTGGTGTGTCGCGTGTTATGGCTTGCATTGCTGAAGAGCACGCGGATGACAAGGGACTTGTGTGGCCAGCTAACTTGGCGCCTGCCGATGTCCACATTGTTGCGACCGGAAAAGACGCCCAGGTCTTTGACGTGGCTGAAGAGCTGACGGCCCAAGTTGAAAAGGCCGGTTACACGGTTCTTCTTGACGACCGTCCAAAGGTCAGCCCAGGTATGAAATTCGGTGACGCTGAACTCTTGGGTATGCCCACGGTCGTCGTCGTGGGACGTGGACTCAAAGACGGCGTGGTCGAATTGCGTGACCGCGCCACCGGAGAAGCCACCAACCTGCCCGTTGAAACGGCCGGTCAGAAGATCATTGACGCAATCGCGCAGAAACTGGATGCGATCAACAGCATCGAACTGCTCGGACAGTAG
- a CDS encoding TSUP family transporter has protein sequence MLTAILSQPGALAVAHVDLDITTILLLVFASALAGWIDAVVGGGGLIQLPALLLVPGMTPIQAVATNKIGSICGTTVSATTYLTKVKVDKSVTVPGAIFALIGAVMGALVASQIPEKAFTPIILVVLIGVGVFTLAKPSLGAEARLRFSGRPRMHHGVSWLIGLLVGMYDGALGPGTGSFLVIGLVAVVGFSFLQASASAKVMNWATNFGSLLFFIPAGFVVWKAGLAVAVGNVIGGFFGAKLAISKGSKFVRVVFVVVVSALVLKLGFDMIRETL, from the coding sequence ATGCTGACGGCGATCCTCAGCCAGCCAGGAGCTTTGGCCGTCGCACATGTCGACCTAGACATCACGACAATTCTGCTTTTGGTGTTCGCCAGCGCGTTGGCTGGTTGGATCGATGCTGTTGTGGGTGGCGGTGGCCTGATTCAGCTACCGGCGCTTTTGTTAGTGCCGGGGATGACTCCGATTCAGGCTGTCGCCACCAATAAGATTGGTTCGATCTGTGGCACCACTGTTTCTGCCACCACATACTTGACCAAGGTGAAGGTCGATAAATCGGTCACGGTGCCGGGCGCGATTTTCGCGTTGATAGGTGCCGTGATGGGTGCGCTGGTTGCTTCCCAGATTCCGGAGAAAGCGTTTACGCCCATCATTCTGGTTGTGCTCATTGGGGTGGGTGTTTTTACGCTGGCGAAACCGTCGTTGGGAGCCGAAGCGCGTTTGCGATTTAGTGGACGGCCCCGCATGCATCACGGGGTGTCGTGGTTGATTGGTCTGCTAGTGGGCATGTACGACGGCGCGCTGGGTCCTGGGACGGGTTCGTTCTTAGTGATTGGCCTGGTCGCGGTTGTGGGGTTCAGTTTCTTGCAGGCTTCAGCGAGCGCAAAGGTGATGAACTGGGCCACCAACTTTGGGTCGCTGTTGTTCTTTATTCCAGCTGGTTTCGTGGTGTGGAAGGCCGGGCTCGCAGTGGCTGTGGGGAACGTGATTGGCGGGTTCTTTGGCGCCAAACTCGCGATTTCTAAAGGTTCCAAGTTTGTACGCGTGGTGTTCGTGGTGGTGGTGAGCGCCCTGGTGCTCAAGCTGGGTTTCGACATGATCCGCGAAACCCTGTAA
- a CDS encoding YbfB/YjiJ family MFS transporter, translating into MGKPEGDAHSAATETTHRDALLVSRGTAGLAVAMGLGRFFYTPILPLMVGSLGWSGQSSAWIATSNYAGYFVGSLAASRGWLPISRRLHRAALVLTTVLLAAVAFSGSPWWQIAVRFWAGAISALVFVSVTQNIPVVKRRAHDGGIIYAGVGLGILISGGIVLMGGSAISWRALWLICAAVSAVLSLLAWNWPIRENRSDSSTRPRSDQGQESSLEPLRWLSAGYLFQGAGYIIIGTYLVVLAQPVFGQTAAASTWLVAGCATAPSPLFWSYAANRVGTFKALAGCYFLQVTGAIVAVFSSGPGLLFVSASLFGATFMGVTMLTIEAGLKAGSPVAAASLTTWYSLGQIMGPAVIAMVFSNSTTLSFVVAAGSLIVGMFFTLRGAHLTVSSTGRKQG; encoded by the coding sequence ATGGGGAAGCCTGAAGGAGACGCTCACTCCGCCGCGACAGAAACTACCCACCGGGATGCTCTTTTGGTGTCGCGTGGTACCGCCGGCCTAGCAGTAGCCATGGGCTTGGGTAGATTCTTTTATACCCCCATTTTGCCTTTGATGGTAGGTTCCCTGGGCTGGTCGGGACAGTCCAGCGCGTGGATCGCCACCTCAAACTACGCCGGGTATTTTGTGGGTTCTTTGGCGGCCTCCCGAGGGTGGTTGCCGATTTCTAGAAGGTTACACAGGGCAGCCCTTGTGTTGACGACAGTGCTTCTGGCGGCGGTTGCTTTCTCCGGCTCACCGTGGTGGCAAATAGCGGTCCGTTTTTGGGCTGGTGCCATCTCAGCTTTAGTCTTCGTCTCGGTGACGCAGAATATTCCCGTGGTCAAACGCCGAGCCCATGATGGTGGAATAATTTACGCAGGAGTCGGGCTAGGCATCCTCATCTCCGGAGGAATTGTCCTCATGGGGGGAAGCGCCATCTCATGGCGGGCACTGTGGCTTATCTGCGCAGCAGTGAGTGCAGTACTTTCGCTTCTTGCATGGAATTGGCCAATACGTGAGAATCGCTCCGATTCTTCTACTCGGCCACGAAGTGACCAAGGACAGGAATCTTCGCTTGAACCATTGCGGTGGCTATCTGCTGGATATCTCTTCCAAGGCGCAGGCTACATCATCATCGGTACATATCTGGTGGTTCTAGCGCAGCCGGTTTTCGGGCAAACAGCCGCTGCCTCGACGTGGCTGGTGGCTGGATGCGCCACCGCTCCATCCCCGTTGTTTTGGTCGTATGCGGCAAACCGAGTGGGAACCTTCAAAGCGCTTGCTGGATGCTATTTCCTGCAGGTTACTGGTGCTATCGTGGCAGTCTTCAGCTCTGGGCCCGGTCTCTTGTTTGTGTCGGCGTCTTTGTTCGGAGCTACCTTCATGGGGGTAACGATGCTGACTATTGAAGCGGGTCTCAAAGCGGGGAGCCCAGTTGCGGCGGCTTCCCTGACGACGTGGTACAGCTTGGGGCAAATTATGGGCCCTGCGGTTATCGCCATGGTGTTTAGTAACTCAACTACCTTGAGTTTCGTAGTGGCGGCTGGTTCATTGATTGTCGGGATGTTTTTCACGCTGCGCGGCGCCCACCTTACTGTTTCCAGCACCGGTAGAAAGCAGGGGTGA
- a CDS encoding carboxymuconolactone decarboxylase family protein produces MASAHSPPPAKNSVQPLPLLGRRYHATHIRGARRNGCSFEEIIEAILHAGVYAGMPAAVEGANIAQGIAQEENNGEA; encoded by the coding sequence GTGGCCAGTGCACACAGCCCCCCCCCAGCAAAGAATTCAGTTCAGCCGTTGCCGCTGCTAGGCCGGCGGTACCACGCAACACACATTAGAGGAGCGCGCCGCAACGGGTGCTCATTTGAAGAAATTATCGAAGCTATTCTCCATGCTGGGGTATACGCTGGAATGCCAGCTGCAGTAGAAGGAGCAAACATCGCCCAGGGCATTGCACAGGAGGAAAACAATGGGGAAGCCTGA